One window of Amaranthus tricolor cultivar Red isolate AtriRed21 chromosome 11, ASM2621246v1, whole genome shotgun sequence genomic DNA carries:
- the LOC130827235 gene encoding D-3-phosphoglycerate dehydrogenase 3, chloroplastic-like produces MAATTISSSIVSKTSLNLKPKSLIPPHISPNSQLSLSSKLSLIPSIFLFSHIHQISAITPTKKFTISANLDAKPTILVAEKLGDAGLDLLKAYANVDCSYNLSPEELCTKISLCDALIVRSGTKVTREVFESSHGRLKVVGRAGVGIDNVDLGAATEHGCLVVNAPTANTIAAAEHGIALLTAMSRNIAQADASVKAGEWKRSKYVGVSLVGKTLAVMGFGKVGSEVARRAKGLGMHVIAHDPYAPADRARAIGVELVSFEDALSKADFISLHMPLTPATTKMLNDETFAKMKKGVMIVNVARGGVIDEDALVRALDSGIVSQAALDVFTQEPPAKDSKLILHEKVTATPHLGASTMEAQEGVAIEIAEAVIGALNGELASTAVNAPMVPAEVLNELKPFVELSEKLGRLAIQLVAGGSGVKSVKVGYATSRAPDDLDTRVLRAMITKGLIEPISSTFVNLVNADFTAKQRGLRITEERILLDGSPESPLDSIQIQIANVESKFASAISDSGEIRLQGKVKDGVPYLTKVGSFEVDISLEGSIILCRQVDQPGMIGKVGSVLGEENVNVSFMSVGRLAPRTHAVMAIGVDEQPSSRVLKKIGNIPAIEEFVFLKL; encoded by the exons ATGGCAGCAACTACAATTTCATCATCAATAGTCTCAAAAACATCTCTAAATCTCAAACCCAAATCCCTAATTCCTCCTCACATTTCCCCCAATTCCCAACTTTCCCTTTCCTCCAAACTTTCCTTAATCCCAtctattttccttttttctcaCATTCATCAAATCTCTGCAATAACACCCACAAAAAAATTCACCATTTCTGCCAACCTTGATGCAAAACCCACAATTCTAGTCGCGGAAAAGCTTGGAGATGCAGGATTAGACCTTCTAAAAGCGTATGCAAATGTCGATTGTTCGTACAATTTAAGCCCAGAAGAGTTGTGTACAAAGATCTCACTCTGTGATGCTTTGATTGTAAGAAGTGGAACAAAGGTAACTAGAGAAGTTTTTGAGTCTTCCCATGGAAGATTAAAGGTTGTTGGAAGAGCTGGTGTTGGGATTGATAATGTGGATCTGGGTGCAGCAACTGAACATGGGTGTTTGGTTGTTAATGCTCCAACAGCTAATACTATTGCTGCTGCAGAACATGGGATTGCTCTTTTGACTGCTATGTCTAGGAATATTGCTCAAGCTGATGCTTCTGTGAAAGCTG GGGAGTGGAAGAGGAGTAAGTATGTAGGTGTATCCCTTGTAGGGAAGACACTTGCTGTCATGGGTTTTGGAAAGGTCGGGTCTGAGGTCGCAAGGCGTGCTAAGGGGCTTGGTATGCATGTGATTGCACATGACCCTTATGCACCCGCTGATCGTGCCCGAGCTATTGGAGTGGAGCTTGTTTCCTTTGAAGATGCTTTATCTAAAGCAGATTTCATTTCACTCCATATGCCTCTGACTCCTGCAACAACAAAGATGCTTAACGACGAAACTTTTGCTAAAATGAAGAAAGGGGTCATGATTGTGAATGTTGCTCGTGGTGGTGttattgatgaagatgctctTGTGAGGGCTTTGGATTCCGGGATTGTTTCTCAG GCGGCACTTGATGTCTTCACTCAAGAGCCCCCAGCAAAGGACAGTAAGTTGATACTGCATGAAAAGGTTACTGCAACTCCACATCTCGGTGCTAGTACCATGGAAGCCCAG GAAGGAGTGGCTATAGAAATTGCAGAAGCAGTTATCGGTGCCTTGAATGGGGAACTTGCTTCGACTGCAGTGAACGCACCTATGGTTCCTGCCGAG GTCCTCAATGAGCTGAAACCATTTGTGGAACTCTCGGAAAAACTCGGTCGACTAGCTATCCAACTGGTAGCTGGTGGAAGCGGTGTTAAATCTGTGAAGGTAGGTTATGCAACCTCAAGAGCACCCGACGATCTCGACACCAGGGTGCTCCGAGCAATGATAACCAAAGGTTTGATCGAGCCCATCTCCAGCACCTTTGTGAACTTGGTAAATGCTGATTTCACAGCAAAGCAGAGAGGGCTTCGTATTACCGAAGAGCGTATTCTTCTAGATGGCTCACCCGAAAGCCCGCTCGATTCCATTCAGATTCAGATAGCCAACGTGGAATCGAAATTTGCTAGTGCGATTTCTGATTCCGGGGAGATTAGGCTTCAGGGTAAAGTCAAAGACGGAGTTCCCTATCTAACTAAAGTTGGTTCCTTCGAGGTCGATATCAGCTTAGAGGGTAGCATTATACTATGCCGACAAGTTGATCAACCCGGAATGATAGGAAAGGTCGGAAGTGTGTTGGGAGAGGAGAATGTGAACGTTAGTTTCATGAGTGTCGGAAGGTTGGCTCCAAGAACTCACGCTGTCATGGCAATCGGGGTCGATGAACAACCTAGCAGTCGGGTACTTAAGAAGATTGGCAATATCCCAGCTATCGAAGAGTTCGTGTTTCTTAAgttatga
- the LOC130827164 gene encoding very-long-chain aldehyde decarbonylase CER1-like yields MAYTPGILTHWPWEPLGSFKYVLVAPGVIHSIYLFIVKSEERSLFYVLTFPFMLWRMLHNQLWITLSRYRTTNGKNLIVDKSIEFDQVDRESNWDEQILFNWIIFYGFYWGIEAARKAPLWRMDGMVQIMLIHIGPVEFMYYWLHRALHHHFLYSRYHSHHHSSIVTQPITSVIHPFAEHILYYGLFSIPMLTTIITGTQSIVAVYIYITYIDFMNNLGHCNFELIPKWLFTSFPLLKYLFYTPSFHSLHHTRFRTNYSLFMPIYDYIYGTWDESTDTLYETTLEKQEDIPNVVHLTHLTTLQSIYHLRLGFASLASKPLNTKWYLWPLSFGSFLMTLMYGKAFMVEKNTFKNLKAQLWIIPRYLIHHHFQWQQETTNKMIEEAILEAHNKGVKVVSLGLCNQGKELNENGKIYLRRNPTLKVKVVDGSSLTIALVLNSIPHETTQVLFRGNISKVAYSIVSALCYKGIQVATIRKDEYEKLKKFVTKEGINNLIFSTKSLNHAKVWLVGEDLTAMEQSMAQRGTLFIPFSQFPSKKARKDCFYHIVPSMLAPKSFENLHSCENWLPRRVMSACRVAGIVHALEGWNTNECGDAVFDMDKTWEASLRYGFRPFLGVTQ; encoded by the exons ATGGCTTATACTCCTGGTATTCTTACTCATTGGCCATGGGAGCCTCTTGGTAGCTTCAAG TATGTTTTAGTGGCACCTGGAGTGATTCACAGCATATACTTGTTCATAGTGAAATCAGAAGAAAGAAGCCTATTTTATGTATTGACATTCCCATTTATGTTATGGAGGATGCTTCATAATCAGCTGTGGATCACCCTATCGCGTTATCGTACGACCAATGGCAAAAACTTGATTGTTGATAAGAGTATTGAGTTTGACCAAGTTGATAGGGAAAGCAATTG GGATGAGCAGATATTATTTAATTGGAtaatattttatgggttttattgGGGTATAGAAGCAGCAAGAAAAGCACCATTGTGGAGAATGGATGGGATGGTACAAATAATGTTGATTCATATTGGTCCCGTGGAGTTTATGTACTATTGGTTACATAGAGCATTACACCATCACTTTCTCTACTCTCGTTATCACTCTCATCACCATTCTTCCATTGTCACTCAACCTATTACTT CCGTAATTCATCCATTTGCTGAGCACATATTATACTATGGTCTCTTCTCCATACCAATGTTAACAACAATAATCACTGGGACACAATCTATTGTTGCTGTGTACATTTATATAACTTACATTGATTTTATGAACAACTTGGGTCATTGCAATTTTGAGCTCATTCCTAAATGGCTCTTTACCTCATTTCCTCTACTTAAGTATCTCTTCTACACTCCCTC GTTTCACTCTCTACACCACACAAGATTTAGAACAAACTACTCTCTTTTCATGCCAATCTATGACTACATATATGGAACATGGGATGAATCCACAGATACTCTATATGAAACAACTCTTGAGAAACAAGAAGACATTCCTAATGTTGTTCATCTTACTCATTTGACTACACTACAATCAATTTACCATCTAAGGCTAGGGTTTGCATCTCTTGCTTCCAAACCCTTGAATACAAAATGGTATTTGTGGCCTCTTTCATTTGGGTCTTTTCTCATGACATTGATGTATGGTAAAGCATTTATGGTTGAGAAAAACACTTTTAAAAACCTCAAGGCACAATTGTGGATCATACCACGATATCTCATACAT CATCACTTTCAATGGCAACAAGAGACTACCAACAAAATGATTGAAGAAGCCATTCTAGAGGCTCATAATAAAGGAGTCAAAGTTGTGAGCTTGGGGCTATGTAATCAG GGAAaagaattaaatgaaaatggtAAAATTTACTTGAGGAGAAACCCTACGCTAAAAGTGAAAGTGGTTGATGGTAGCAGTTTAACTATTGCATTGGTGCTTAATAGTATTCCTCATGAAACTACCCAAGTTTTATTTAGGGGTAACATTTCTAAAGTGGCCTACTCCATTGTCTCTGCCCTGTGTTATAAGGGCATTCAG GTTGCCACCATAAGAAAGGATGAATATGAGAAGCTTAAGAAATTTGTAACAAAAGAAGGTATCaacaatctcatcttttcaacAAAAAGCCTCAACCATGCAAAG GTATGGTTAGTTGGAGAAGATTTGACTGCAATGGAACAATCCATGGCACAAAGAGGAACTCTATTTATTCCCTTCTCTCAGTTTCCTTCAAAAAAAGCGAGAAAAGATTGTTTCTATCATATTGTTCCATCCATGTTGGCTCCCAAATCTTTTGAGAACTTGCATTCTTGCGAG AATTGGTTGCCGAGAAGGGTGATGAGTGCTTGTCGTGTAGCCGGAATCGTGCACGCATTAGAAGGGTGGAACACAAACGAATGTGGGGATGCAGTATTTGACATGGACAAAACTTGGGAAGCTTCTCTTAGATATGGATTTCGGCCTTTCTTAGGTGTTACTCAATAG
- the LOC130827227 gene encoding serine/threonine protein phosphatase 2A 57 kDa regulatory subunit B' beta isoform-like — translation MLNKFMKRGNKKGSKSDDLAFPPANRGSGIVASSNVVVNHASRVGVPGSSGPTATPQGVGGAAIVAPPPTGSVEALPLFKDVPAAERQNLFMRKLQICSFQFDFIDTLKSVREKEIKRQTLMELIEFIQSGSGKIHETVQEEMIKMVSINIFRCLPPSSHENTGVEATDPEEEEPFLEPSWPHLQLVYELLLRYVVSQDTDTKIAKRYIDHSFVLKLLDLFDSEDPREREYLKTILHRIYGKFMVHRPFIRKAINNIFYRFIYETERHSGIGELLEILGSIINGFALPMKEEHKLFLVRALIPLHKPKPVGLYHQQLSYCITQFVEKDYKLADTVIRGLLKYWPVTNCQKEVLFLGELEEVLEATQCAEFQRCMIPLFRQIARCLNSPHFQVAERALFFWNNEHIVSLIAQNRNVILPIIFEALEKNIQSHWNQAVHGLTVNVRKMFLEMDVELFEDCQSQYEEKVSRAKDVEEQRLLTWKRLAEVAGEDMVTA, via the exons ATGCTGAATAAATTTATGAAACGAGGGAACAAAAAAGGTTCGAAATCAGATGATTTAGCCTTTCCTCCTGCTAATCGAGGATCTGGGATTGTTGCTTCTTCAAATGTTGTTGTTAATCACGCTTCAAGAGTTGGTGTTCCGGGTTCATCCGGCCCAACCGCTACACCACAAGGCGTAGGCGGGGCAGCCATTGTAGCTCCCCCGCCTACGGGCTCAGTCGAGGCTCTTCCTCTGTTCAAAGATGTTCCAGCTGCGGAACGACAAAATCTGTTCATGAGAAAGCTACAAATTTGCTCATTCCAATTTGATTTCATTGATACATTGAAATCAGTTAGGGAAAAAGAAATCAAACGACAGACATTAATGGAACTTATTGAGTTTATCCAATCTGGGTCCGGAAAAATCCATGAAACTGTTCAAGAAGAAATGATTAAGATGGTTTCTATAAACATTTTCCGATGTTTACCTCCATCATCCCACGAAAACACCGGCGTCGAAGCGACTGACCCAGAAGAAGAGGAGCCCTTTCTTGAGCCATCATGGCCACATTTACAGCTAGTGTATGAACTCCTATTGAGATATGTTGTATCCCAAGATACTGACACTAAAATCGCCAAACGTTACATAGATCATTCTTTTGTATTGAAGCTATTGGATTTGTTTGATTCAGAAGATCCTAGAGAAAGGGAGTATTTGAAAACTATACTTCATAGGATTTATGGGAAGTTTATGGTGCATAGACCTTTTATAAGGAAAGCCATTAACAATATATTCTATCGTTTTATCTATGAAACAGAGAGACACAGTGGGATAGGTGAGCTTTTGGAGATTCTTGGAAGCATCATTAATGGCTTTGCTCTGCCCATGAAAGAGGAGCATAAGTTGTTCCTCGTTCGAGCGTTGATTCCTCTTCATAAACCCAAACCAGTTGGTTTATATCATCAACAATTATCATATTGCATTACTCAATTTGTTGAGAAAGATTACAAATTGGCAGATACTGTAATTAGGGGTTTGTTGAAGTATTGGCCTGTTACTAATTGCCAGAAAGAGGTTCTTTTTCTTGgggagttagaagaagtattgGAAGCAACACAGTGTGCTGAATTTCAGCGATGTATGATCCCTCTTTTTCGACAGATTGCCCGTTGCCTAAATAGTCCTCACTTTCAG GTAGCTGAACGAGCGCTTTTCTTTTGGAACAACGAGCATATAGTTAGTTTAATCGCCCAAAACCGGAATGTCATACTGCCCATTATTTTCGAGGCGTTGGAGAAGAACATTCAAAGTCATTGGAACCAGGCTGTCCACGGCCTTACTGTCAATGTCCGGAAAATGTTCTTGGAGATGGATGTAGAGCTGTTCGAAGATTGTCAGAGTCAATACGAAGAAAAAGTATCCCGAGCTAAAGACGTAGAAGAGCAGCGGTTGTTGACGTGGAAGAGACTAGCAGAAGTGGCGGGAGAAGACATGGTAACGGCTTGA